One Archangium violaceum genomic window, TCGTTTCCTACGTGGCCCACGGCACCGCGGAGGAGGGCCAGCCCTTCCTGGCCATGGAGTGGCTCGAGGGCGAAGACCTCGCGCGCCGGCTCTCCCGCCAACCCCTTGGCCTCCCCGAGACCCTCGCCCTGCTGCGCCGCGCCGCCGAGGCCCTCGCCTCCGCCCACCGCCAGGGCATCGTCCACCGCGACATCTTGCCAACTCGCAGTTGGATCCTCTCCGGAATGAAGCGACCCAGGATTTCCTGTGCCAGGCGCTGGCCAACAGTCCCAACCCCCAACATTGGCAGGAGGCCCATGCCCAGGTGCCCAAGTGGATGATTGGCGCGGAGAACGGTTACTCCTACAGACTGGGCATGGCCCACGCCGTGCTGGCCAAGGTGATGACGAACCTTGGTGAGCCGCGCGAGGCCGAGCCGTACGCGCGCAAGGCCTGTGAGTTGCTGACTCCGTATGGGAACGAGTTGCTCCACGCCCGCGCGCACCTCAGCGCCGTACTTCTCGCCCAGGGACGCGCGGCGGAGGCTCGGGAGGCGGCGGAGCACGGTGTGCGAGAGTTGGAGCAGATGAGAAACTCGGGCGTGTACGCAGTCGCCATGCGACTGGCGCTGGCGCGGGCCTGCTTCGCGCAAGGAGACGTCAGCGCGGGAGAGGCCGCCCTGCGCAAGGCCCTCCAGTGTGTGTGGGAACGGGCCAGCGACATCCCCGACCCCACCCTTCGCGAGCGCTTCCTACACCAGGTGCCCGAGAACGCCCGCACCCTCGAGCTGGCCCACCAGCGCTGGGGCGAGCTCCCGGAGTAGAACTTCCGCGCCGCCGTGGAACGGGCGCGGTGTGTCTCGGCGACGAGCAGTCAGCTCAGGGTGAGGGTACCGGGGCCTGTGTGGCTCCGGCTCGGGGCCACCACAGTGAGCCCAGCTTCAACGGGAGCGCGTCGAACGGCTCAGCGAGTACCTCCCCGTCGCCCCGGTGACTGGCCACTCGCAGCCAATCCCGCTCCTGCCGGCGGTATACCTCCAAGGTGCGCGTCGACGGGTCGATGAGCCAGACATGGATCACACCTTCCCGGTGGTAGAGCGGAAGCTTGCGTTTCCTGTCGACGTCCTCGGTCGAGGGAGAGAGCACCTCGCACGCCCAGTCCGGAGCCACCGTCGAAAAGGGCTCGTTCATGAACGAAGGGACGGGCACCCGCTCCCGGCGCCAACCCGCGAGGTCCGGCACCACGATATCCCGGCCGAGATGAAGCTCCGGCTCATGGAGAAGCCACCATCCGCCGCGAATCCCGGACTGCCCCAGGTCGAAAGCGGGGCCCAGCAGGGCACCGAGGGCCCAGACCACCCGAGCATGGGGCATGGCGGGTCGCGGTGAGGCAACCAGTTCGTCGCTCAGGATCTCCCCCACCCACCCGACCGGCAGTGCCTCGAGGTCCTCGTACGTCGCCGGCTTCTTCGCCTTCCCCATCTCCGCCCCCTTCCTTCCGAGTACTCCGATTCTACATCAGGGCCTGACTTTTCCGGTAGGGTCTTCGAGATGACAAGGAGTTCACAGCCGCGCGCCGAGGGACTCCCTCCCGAGGTAGAACCCCCGTTCCATGAAAACCCTACCCGTGCTCCCGAGAAAGCCCGCCTCCCTCCACCTGCCCCTCCTGCTGGCCCTGGGATTGACCGTCACGGCCTGCGGAAACGAGGATGCCTGTGCCGTGGGCTCGGAGCTTCACCGGACGGAGCTGTTCTTCGGCCTCGACCGGGAGAACGCCGAGCCCGTCAGCGAAGCCGAGTGGCAGGACTTCGTCGATACCTCCGTCACGCCCCGGTTCAAGGACGGGCTGACGATGTTCGACGCGGATGGCCAGTACCAGATGGACAACGGGGAGCTCATCCACGAGAACAGCAAGGTCATCGTCCTGCTCCACGATGGCGCCCCCGAGCGCTCGACGGACATCGACACCATCCGCGAGGAGTACAAGCGGCGCTTCGACCAGGAGTCCGTGCTCCGCGTCGACACCCTCTCCTGCGTAGCCTTCTGAGCAGTTCCGTCCGATGAACGGGCAGGCCCGCGGGTGCGCTACGTGCCCCCTGCCCGCTTCTTCGCCGCGGCCCGGCCGCCCATGGCGCCTCCCCGGCCACGCACGTCGTCTCCGCGGGGATGGGCGTTGTCGTAGACGGCCCGCAGCCGCGCGCTGTTGACGTGCGTGTAGATCTGCGTGGTGGCCAGGTCCGCGTGGCCCAGCATGGCCTGCACCGCGCGCAGATCCGCTCCGCGCTCCACCAGGTGCGTGGCGAACGAGTGCCGCAGCT contains:
- a CDS encoding serine/threonine-protein kinase, with the protein product MAVDSTVTYPPRSPDGGSERASLSPGTLVADRFRIEEMAGRGGMGSVFRATDLSTGRDVALKLLHASSSPAPDVAYRFNREAILLAGLSHPAIVSYVAHGTAEEGQPFLAMEWLEGEDLARRLSRQPLGLPETLALLRRAAEALASAHRQGIVHRDILPTRSWILSGMKRPRISCARRWPTVPTPNIGRRPMPRCPSG
- a CDS encoding tetratricopeptide repeat protein, with translation MPKWMIGAENGYSYRLGMAHAVLAKVMTNLGEPREAEPYARKACELLTPYGNELLHARAHLSAVLLAQGRAAEAREAAEHGVRELEQMRNSGVYAVAMRLALARACFAQGDVSAGEAALRKALQCVWERASDIPDPTLRERFLHQVPENARTLELAHQRWGELPE
- a CDS encoding Uma2 family endonuclease, which encodes MGKAKKPATYEDLEALPVGWVGEILSDELVASPRPAMPHARVVWALGALLGPAFDLGQSGIRGGWWLLHEPELHLGRDIVVPDLAGWRRERVPVPSFMNEPFSTVAPDWACEVLSPSTEDVDRKRKLPLYHREGVIHVWLIDPSTRTLEVYRRQERDWLRVASHRGDGEVLAEPFDALPLKLGSLWWPRAGATQAPVPSP
- a CDS encoding DUF3574 domain-containing protein is translated as MKTLPVLPRKPASLHLPLLLALGLTVTACGNEDACAVGSELHRTELFFGLDRENAEPVSEAEWQDFVDTSVTPRFKDGLTMFDADGQYQMDNGELIHENSKVIVLLHDGAPERSTDIDTIREEYKRRFDQESVLRVDTLSCVAF